GAAATCTGATGGGGACCGAAGAATACGTTTCCGTACCGGGTGGCAACTATTCTATCGGTTTTCAGGGCAGTGGTTTTCACTTCGACAATGAAGAAGGTTATCATCAAGTTTATCTGGCCGATTACCGATTGCTAGATCGATTAGTGACCGCCGGTGAGTTTTTAGCTTTTATACAAGAAGGGGGCTATCAAAATGCTGATTTATGGCTTTCTGACGGCTGGGCTTGGGTGCAAGAAAACAAAATTATCTCGCCGCACTACTGGCATCAGCAAGAAGAGCAGTGGTACGAATACACGTTGTCTGGCTTGCAGCCACTAGACCTATCCCGACCAGTGACCCACGTAAGTTACTACGAAGCTGATGCTTACGCTCGCTGGCGAGGCAAACGCTTACCCACTGAGGCTGAGTGGGAAGTGGCTTGCCGTTTAGCGGGTTACGAAGAAAACTTTCATATTTTGTCTCCCGCTAACTTCGTAGAGGCCGAAAACTTTCATCCGCAAGCCTTGCAAACACTAAGCACTTCTTCTGTGCCGGCTCAGATGGTTGGCGATGTTTGGGAGTGGACTCAAAGTGCCTACTTACCGTACCCTTTCTACCAACGACCCGAAGGAGCGCTGGGTGAGTACAATGGGAAGTTTATGATTAACCAGATGGTGCTACGGGGTGGTTCTTGTGCTACTCCCGAAAGTCACCTACGAATTACCTACCGAAATTTTTTCCAACCTGATAAACGCTGGCAATTCACGGGTTTCCGTCTTGCCGAACACTGTTAAATGTCCAATACCACTGACTATTCCGAAAAAACCACTGCCATTCTAGAAGGCGTTGGATTAAATGGCTATTCTCAAAAAATTAATCGGCAGTTTGCGGCTGATGTATACGCCGGACTACATGCTGAAGAAAAGTATCTTCCTTCCAAATACTTATACAACAAGCGGGGCGATGAAATCTTTCAGCAGATTATGGAAATGGAAGAGTATTATCCTACGCGCGCCGAATACGAGATATTTGAGATGCATCGCAGCGAGATGCTGGAGCACTTTTCTAAAAATAATGTTCCGTTCCGGCTAATTGAATTTGGAGCAGGCGATGGCACCAAAACGAAAGTGCTATTACGGCATTTCTTAGAACAGCAGGCCAATTTTTCTTACGTTCCTATCGATATTTCCGCCAATATTATTGAAGAACTTACCACCGACTTGGCTGATAATATGCCCAACTTGGTGGTACAAGGCATTCAGGACGATTACTTTCGGGCAATTGACCAACTTAAATCATCCTTTAATGGGCAGCAGGTTCGGAACGTAGTACTATTCTTAGGAGCAAACATTGGTAACTTTGCTCACCAAGAAAGTATTTTGTTCTTAAAAGAAATTGCCGCGCATCTTTCGTCCGGCGATTTGCTGATGACGGGCTTCGACTTAAAAAAGGAACCTGAAAAAATCTTAAATGCTTACTTTGATAAGCCGGGAGTTACCCGAGCGTTTAAGCATAATCTGCTATTGCGAATCAATGAGGAGCTTGACGCTA
This region of Tunicatimonas pelagia genomic DNA includes:
- the egtB gene encoding ergothioneine biosynthesis protein EgtB; this translates as MNSDLLALTEIDIFSRYKEVRQQSIRLCQPLQPEDYVVQPIVDVSPPKWHLAHTTWFFEQFILTPYFPGYRVFNDQFNFLFNSYYESKGNRMVRTNRGNMTRPTTEEVITYRNYVDEHLLKLPHLLDESARQQINYLIELGLHHEQQHQELLVTDLKYILGHNPLFPAYNDRAPLAKGNLMGTEEYVSVPGGNYSIGFQGSGFHFDNEEGYHQVYLADYRLLDRLVTAGEFLAFIQEGGYQNADLWLSDGWAWVQENKIISPHYWHQQEEQWYEYTLSGLQPLDLSRPVTHVSYYEADAYARWRGKRLPTEAEWEVACRLAGYEENFHILSPANFVEAENFHPQALQTLSTSSVPAQMVGDVWEWTQSAYLPYPFYQRPEGALGEYNGKFMINQMVLRGGSCATPESHLRITYRNFFQPDKRWQFTGFRLAEHC
- a CDS encoding L-histidine N(alpha)-methyltransferase produces the protein MSNTTDYSEKTTAILEGVGLNGYSQKINRQFAADVYAGLHAEEKYLPSKYLYNKRGDEIFQQIMEMEEYYPTRAEYEIFEMHRSEMLEHFSKNNVPFRLIEFGAGDGTKTKVLLRHFLEQQANFSYVPIDISANIIEELTTDLADNMPNLVVQGIQDDYFRAIDQLKSSFNGQQVRNVVLFLGANIGNFAHQESILFLKEIAAHLSSGDLLMTGFDLKKEPEKILNAYFDKPGVTRAFKHNLLLRINEELDANFNIDDFQYFPIYDPMEGSIRSYLVSKKEQRVTISAIDEVIEFDAWEAIYMERSQKYSVGDIESLARDSGFSVVHHFYDSHRLFTDSLWQLS